In Verrucomicrobiia bacterium, one DNA window encodes the following:
- the mfd gene encoding transcription-repair coupling factor has protein sequence MAQPPQVAAASSLFDRLAQAPAVQSLVRRLERGGALRAAGISAPAQPCLAALLQQDRSPHPLVIVADSLKTQEWFQQDVTTWLQISASPSPNLHPPLPTLFYPAWEILPHEAKLPHADVISERLETLIALAGPATRGSAPHPLVVTNVTALLQRTFPSAELARRTRALRRGDRTEPLDLVEWLEEQGYEPEAQVTAKGELALRGGILDVFPPTSPWPVRLEFFGDELESLREFDPLTQISRDEIAAVTLPPAGELGILKQTLGNIAGTDSATGNAFATLLDYLPNDTVVLLAEPEALEEHAAIYASQVPAGDPFFVPWAEWRRQAAQRGLTLVELGEAEPLEVAAAQDAGTPETIPLRLPSLDAFRPLTDKLPEPHVAEAQRREFFHQLHRWLRQDYAVHVFCNNDGERQRFTEIWQETELDEPNAGPTLHLGSLARGFICDDARLVVVTDAEIFGRYKRQQPRRLKSAHAQAARSALDIDFTDLEEGDLVVHLQHGIGRFLGLKEPPATVGARKSESAPQKSEECLVIEYAPASPEQPAPRLYVPVTEAHLVSKYVGVGKVRPPLNTLGGTRWQKAKEQAERAVRDVAAELLRIQAARESQAGFSFGPDTSWQREFEAAFVFEETPDQWRAIQETKTDMERPKPMDRLICGDVGFGKTEVAIRAAFKAVMTGKQVAVLVPTTVLAQQHFNTFRERMADYPVRVELLSRFRSRRAQQKVIEDLATGAVDIVIGTHRLVQSDVVFKDLGLVVIDEEQRFGVLHKEKFKRLRTLVDVLTLSATPIPRTLYLALTGARDMSTIQTPPQDRLPVETIVTAYDERLIRDAILRELNRGGQVFFLHNRVMTIETMAAKLRALVPQARIIVGHGQMHADDLEEVMTAFINGEADVLLSTTIIESGLDIPNANTIIIDRADRFGLSDLYQLRGRVGRYKHQAYAYLLIPRHAGLLSDARKRISAMKQYATLGSGFKIAMRDLEIRGAGNLLGAEQSGHITAVGFELYCDLLKHSIAALKGEKVKPRVAVEVRLDFLVVGAVDEPFPSGETPDSRERASHQATLPHTYIPEPQQRIEIYRKLAQAADRAALAGLQKEVRDRFGPLPPPVAMLLLLGELKLLAAERGITAVEVRDDKLMLTRHGDFVQVGGKFPRLTKKVPEARLKEIRRLLQAI, from the coding sequence TTGGCGCAACCACCCCAGGTCGCGGCGGCAAGCAGCTTGTTCGACCGCCTCGCGCAGGCTCCCGCTGTGCAATCCCTTGTCCGGCGCCTGGAGCGGGGCGGAGCTTTGCGCGCCGCCGGCATCAGCGCACCCGCCCAGCCTTGCCTCGCCGCACTGCTGCAGCAAGACCGGTCGCCACACCCGCTCGTCATTGTCGCCGACAGCCTGAAAACGCAGGAATGGTTTCAACAGGATGTCACCACGTGGTTGCAGATTTCTGCGTCGCCGTCCCCCAACCTGCATCCCCCTTTGCCGACTTTGTTCTATCCGGCCTGGGAAATTTTGCCCCACGAAGCGAAGCTCCCGCACGCTGACGTCATCAGCGAGCGTCTGGAAACCCTGATCGCCCTGGCCGGCCCTGCCACCCGCGGCAGCGCGCCGCACCCGCTCGTGGTCACCAACGTGACCGCCCTGCTCCAGCGCACCTTTCCGTCGGCTGAACTGGCCCGCCGCACCCGCGCGTTGCGACGCGGCGACCGCACCGAACCGCTCGACCTGGTCGAATGGCTGGAGGAGCAAGGCTACGAACCCGAAGCGCAAGTCACTGCGAAGGGCGAACTCGCCTTGCGCGGCGGCATCCTCGACGTTTTTCCGCCCACCAGCCCGTGGCCGGTGCGGCTGGAATTCTTCGGCGACGAACTGGAATCCCTCCGCGAGTTTGATCCCTTGACGCAGATTTCCCGGGATGAAATCGCCGCGGTTACTCTGCCGCCGGCGGGCGAACTCGGCATTCTGAAGCAAACACTCGGGAACATCGCCGGAACGGACTCCGCCACCGGCAACGCGTTCGCCACGTTGCTCGATTATCTGCCGAACGACACAGTCGTTCTGCTCGCCGAGCCCGAAGCACTGGAGGAGCACGCGGCCATTTACGCGTCGCAAGTCCCCGCTGGCGACCCGTTCTTCGTGCCGTGGGCCGAATGGCGTCGCCAAGCCGCGCAACGCGGCCTGACGTTGGTGGAACTGGGCGAGGCCGAACCCTTGGAAGTCGCGGCGGCACAGGACGCCGGCACGCCGGAGACGATTCCACTACGCCTGCCTTCGCTTGATGCGTTCCGGCCGCTCACCGACAAGCTGCCCGAGCCGCATGTGGCCGAGGCGCAGCGGCGCGAGTTTTTCCATCAACTGCACCGCTGGCTGCGGCAGGATTATGCCGTCCACGTGTTCTGCAACAACGACGGCGAGCGTCAGCGCTTCACGGAAATCTGGCAGGAAACAGAACTGGATGAGCCGAACGCCGGCCCCACCCTGCACCTTGGCTCGCTCGCCCGCGGTTTCATCTGCGACGACGCCCGGCTCGTCGTCGTGACCGACGCGGAAATTTTCGGGCGTTACAAGCGTCAGCAGCCGCGGCGTTTGAAATCCGCCCACGCGCAGGCCGCCCGCTCCGCGCTCGACATTGATTTCACCGACCTTGAAGAAGGCGATCTCGTCGTGCACCTGCAACACGGCATCGGGCGTTTTCTCGGGTTGAAGGAGCCGCCCGCCACCGTGGGCGCCCGCAAATCCGAAAGCGCGCCACAAAAATCCGAAGAATGCCTCGTCATCGAATACGCGCCCGCTTCACCGGAACAACCAGCGCCGCGGCTTTATGTGCCGGTGACGGAGGCTCATCTCGTCAGCAAATACGTCGGCGTTGGCAAGGTGCGCCCGCCGCTCAACACGCTCGGCGGCACGCGCTGGCAGAAGGCGAAGGAGCAGGCCGAACGCGCCGTGCGCGACGTGGCGGCGGAGTTGTTGCGCATCCAGGCCGCGCGCGAATCGCAGGCGGGATTTTCCTTTGGCCCGGACACGTCGTGGCAACGCGAGTTCGAGGCGGCGTTTGTCTTCGAGGAAACGCCCGACCAATGGCGCGCGATTCAAGAAACCAAAACCGACATGGAACGGCCAAAACCGATGGACCGCCTGATCTGCGGCGACGTCGGCTTCGGCAAAACCGAGGTGGCCATCCGCGCCGCGTTCAAGGCGGTGATGACCGGCAAGCAGGTCGCCGTGCTGGTGCCGACCACCGTTCTGGCGCAGCAGCATTTCAACACGTTCCGCGAGCGCATGGCGGATTACCCGGTGCGGGTCGAGCTGCTTTCGCGCTTCCGTTCCCGGCGCGCCCAGCAGAAAGTCATCGAGGACCTCGCCACAGGCGCGGTGGACATCGTCATCGGCACGCACCGGCTCGTGCAATCCGACGTGGTGTTCAAAGACCTCGGGCTGGTGGTGATTGACGAGGAACAGCGCTTCGGCGTGTTGCACAAGGAGAAGTTCAAGCGGCTCCGCACGCTCGTGGACGTGCTCACGCTGAGCGCCACGCCGATTCCGCGGACGCTGTATCTCGCGCTGACCGGCGCGCGTGACATGAGCACCATCCAGACGCCGCCGCAGGACCGGTTGCCGGTGGAAACCATCGTCACGGCCTACGACGAACGGCTCATCCGCGATGCGATTCTGCGGGAATTGAACCGCGGCGGACAGGTGTTCTTCCTGCACAACCGCGTGATGACCATTGAAACGATGGCCGCCAAGCTGCGCGCCCTCGTGCCGCAGGCACGGATCATTGTGGGGCACGGCCAGATGCACGCGGACGATTTGGAGGAGGTGATGACCGCGTTCATCAACGGCGAGGCCGACGTGCTGCTCTCAACCACGATCATTGAAAGCGGCCTCGATATTCCGAACGCGAACACCATCATCATCGACCGCGCGGACCGCTTTGGCCTGAGCGATCTTTACCAGCTTCGCGGCCGCGTGGGGCGCTACAAGCACCAGGCTTACGCGTATTTGCTGATCCCGCGGCACGCGGGTTTGTTGTCGGACGCCCGCAAACGCATCAGCGCGATGAAGCAATACGCCACGCTTGGCAGCGGCTTCAAGATCGCCATGCGCGACCTCGAAATCCGCGGCGCGGGCAACCTGCTGGGCGCCGAGCAAAGCGGCCACATCACGGCGGTCGGGTTTGAACTGTATTGCGACCTGCTGAAACACAGCATCGCGGCGTTGAAGGGCGAAAAGGTGAAGCCGCGCGTCGCCGTCGAGGTGCGGCTGGATTTCCTGGTTGTGGGCGCCGTCGACGAGCCGTTTCCATCCGGCGAAACGCCCGACTCAAGGGAACGCGCTTCCCACCAGGCCACGCTCCCGCACACCTACATTCCCGAGCCGCAGCAGCGCATCGAGATTTATCGCAAACTGGCACAGGCCGCCGACCGCGCCGCCCTGGCCGGGTTGCAGAAGGAAGTGCGCGACCGTTTCGGCCCGTTGCCGCCGCCGGTGGCCATGCTGTTGTTGCTTGGCGAACTCAAACTGCTCGCGGCCGAACGCGGCATCACGGCGGTTGAAGTGCGCGACGACAAGCTCATGCTCACCCGCCACGGCGATTTTGTGCAGGTCGGCGGAAAATTTCCCCGCCTGACGAAGAAGGTTCCCGAAGCCCGGTTGAAGGAAATCCGGCGACTTTTGCAGGCGATTTGA